Proteins encoded by one window of Chryseobacterium sp. POL2:
- a CDS encoding FtsL-like putative cell division protein gives MAKKILNRPKKKLTLIDIIKGNFLNRDEVKVHYRYFLMVFGLLMVMIYSNHLVGKKIERVNELKEETEEYKSRNAYAQSRLIKIKLESELGKEMLGDSLMTLESHPMKLLIKLDSTDVKTKH, from the coding sequence TTGGCAAAAAAAATCCTTAATCGACCTAAGAAAAAACTAACTCTGATAGATATTATCAAGGGGAATTTTCTTAATCGCGACGAAGTTAAGGTACATTACAGATATTTTTTGATGGTGTTCGGATTATTAATGGTGATGATATACAGCAACCACTTGGTAGGTAAAAAAATCGAACGCGTTAACGAATTAAAAGAAGAAACCGAAGAATACAAATCGAGAAATGCCTACGCGCAAAGTCGATTGATAAAGATAAAATTAGAATCGGAGTTGGGGAAAGAGATGCTTGGCGACTCGCTGATGACTTTGGAAAGTCACCCTATGAAACTCCTTATAAAACTAGATAGTACGGATGTCAAAACAAAGCACTGA
- the rsmH gene encoding 16S rRNA (cytosine(1402)-N(4))-methyltransferase RsmH: MYHNPVLLKDSVDALVTNPEGIYVDCTFGGGGHSREILSRLSPEGRLFSFDQDTDALKNAIDDPRFTLINQNFRFLENSLLIYGISQVDGILADLGVSSHQFDEAERGFSIRSNAPLDMRMNVMQGLDAKRVINDYEEEALADIFYYYGELREARKLAREIVHKRKNKVIETTQDLKDVFSYMPPHKSNKFFAQLFQAVRIEVNQELDVLKEMLVQSYRILKPGGRLVVISYHSLEDRLVKRFLKNGMFEGEPERDIYGNYKKSFELVKTKAIVPDDAEIEENSRARSAKMRIGSKI, translated from the coding sequence ATGTATCATAATCCTGTATTATTAAAAGATAGTGTTGACGCATTGGTCACAAATCCAGAGGGGATCTATGTGGATTGCACATTTGGTGGTGGCGGGCATTCGCGTGAGATTTTGTCAAGATTGTCGCCAGAAGGTCGTTTGTTTTCTTTCGACCAAGATACGGATGCCTTAAAAAATGCGATTGATGATCCTCGATTCACTTTGATTAATCAAAATTTCAGATTCTTAGAGAATTCCTTATTAATATATGGTATTTCTCAAGTTGATGGTATTTTGGCAGATTTGGGTGTTTCATCGCATCAGTTTGATGAGGCCGAAAGAGGTTTTTCCATCAGAAGTAATGCGCCCTTGGATATGCGGATGAATGTTATGCAAGGCTTGGATGCAAAAAGAGTTATTAATGATTATGAAGAAGAAGCTTTAGCAGATATTTTTTATTACTACGGAGAATTGCGCGAAGCTCGAAAATTGGCGCGCGAAATTGTTCATAAACGTAAAAATAAAGTTATTGAAACAACGCAAGATCTTAAAGATGTCTTTAGTTATATGCCGCCACATAAGAGCAACAAGTTTTTTGCGCAGTTATTCCAAGCGGTAAGAATTGAGGTTAATCAAGAGCTAGACGTATTAAAAGAAATGTTGGTGCAATCTTATCGAATTCTAAAACCTGGAGGACGATTGGTGGTGATTTCTTACCATTCTTTAGAAGATCGTTTGGTAAAACGCTTTTTGAAAAACGGAATGTTCGAAGGAGAACCAGAGCGCGACATCTACGGTAATTACAAAAAATCTTTTGAGCTCGTAAAGACAAAAGCTATTGTTCCAGATGATGCTGAGATTGAAGAAAACTCTCGTGCTAGAAGCGCAAAAATGAGAATAGGAAGCAAAATATAA
- a CDS encoding division/cell wall cluster transcriptional repressor MraZ — MNDFIGTYECKIDDKGRIKLPSSLAKQMEVFDDQTLVVKRSVFNNCLEVYPKKSWDKVMTKINSLNRFVKKNVEFIRVFTAGVKAVELDSNSRLQISKDLVVFANLKKDIVITSAGEMFEIWDKIDYEAIINAATLDFASLAEEVMGNINNEDVS; from the coding sequence ATGAATGATTTCATAGGCACATACGAATGTAAAATTGACGACAAAGGTCGCATCAAATTACCATCTTCTCTAGCAAAGCAGATGGAAGTCTTTGATGACCAGACGCTTGTTGTTAAACGTTCGGTGTTTAATAATTGTCTTGAGGTTTATCCTAAAAAGTCTTGGGATAAGGTGATGACAAAAATCAATTCATTGAATCGTTTTGTGAAAAAGAATGTCGAGTTCATAAGGGTTTTCACCGCCGGTGTTAAGGCTGTGGAACTGGATTCGAATTCGCGATTGCAAATTTCGAAAGATCTGGTAGTGTTCGCAAATCTTAAAAAAGATATTGTGATAACAAGCGCAGGTGAAATGTTTGAGATTTGGGATAAAATCGATTACGAGGCAATTATTAATGCGGCAACGCTTGATTTTGCAAGTTTAGCAGAAGAAGTAATGGGAAATATTAATAACGAAGATGTATCATAA
- a CDS encoding alpha/beta fold hydrolase: protein MIFKKKNKKFNYIEAGSGHPMILLHGLMGGLSNFEDTVNFFAERDYQVFVPELPIYDLPILNTNLTTIAKYVIKFIEDQKITTPVTIVGNSMGGHVGLILTLARPDLVKNLVLTGSSGLYERTFGDSFPRKSDKDYIRKKTEEVFYNPKIATEELVDEVFDVVNDRMKGIKTVMLARSAIKHNMLNDLPKITCPTCLIWGKQDNVTPPDVAEDMHKFIPNSELFWIDECGHAAMMEKPKDFNEILYSWLQKVM, encoded by the coding sequence ATGATATTCAAAAAGAAAAATAAAAAATTCAATTACATCGAAGCTGGTAGCGGTCATCCAATGATTCTTTTACACGGATTAATGGGTGGTCTTAGCAATTTTGAAGACACGGTAAACTTTTTCGCAGAAAGAGATTATCAAGTTTTTGTACCTGAATTACCGATATACGATTTGCCGATTCTTAATACGAATCTTACAACAATCGCAAAATACGTCATCAAATTTATTGAAGACCAAAAAATAACAACACCTGTCACTATTGTTGGGAATTCTATGGGTGGTCATGTTGGTCTTATCCTAACTTTGGCACGTCCAGATTTGGTTAAAAACCTAGTTCTTACAGGAAGTTCGGGTCTTTACGAAAGAACTTTTGGAGATAGTTTTCCAAGAAAAAGCGATAAAGATTATATTAGAAAAAAAACCGAAGAGGTTTTCTACAATCCAAAGATTGCAACAGAAGAATTGGTAGATGAAGTTTTTGACGTGGTTAACGACCGCATGAAAGGCATAAAAACGGTTATGCTAGCCAGAAGCGCCATCAAACATAATATGTTAAACGATCTTCCAAAAATCACATGTCCCACTTGTCTTATTTGGGGAAAACAAGACAATGTAACGCCTCCCGATGTAGCTGAGGACATGCACAAATTCATCCCAAATTCAGAGTTATTTTGGATTGATGAATGTGGACACGCCGCGATGATGGAAAAACCTAAAGACTTCAATGAAATATTGTATTCTTGGTTACAAAAAGTAATGTAA
- the yihA gene encoding ribosome biogenesis GTP-binding protein YihA/YsxC → MLIKTAEFVKSSGKWQECPEPTLAEYAFIGRSNVGKSSLINAMMNHKDLAKTSQTPGKTQLINHFLVNEEWFLTDLPGYGYARVSKSTRKDFEKLITNYILNRKNLVNLFVLVDVRHTPQKIDIEFMQWCGESGIPFSIVFTKADKMKPGGAQRNIEAYEQELFKSWEELPQMFLTSAEKKQGGDQILDYIEQTNLYLIKNKIKF, encoded by the coding sequence ATGCTCATAAAAACAGCTGAATTCGTAAAAAGTAGTGGCAAATGGCAGGAATGTCCAGAGCCTACATTAGCAGAATATGCTTTCATTGGCCGATCGAATGTTGGAAAATCTTCGTTGATCAACGCCATGATGAATCATAAAGACCTTGCCAAAACCTCACAAACGCCTGGAAAAACACAACTCATCAATCACTTTTTGGTGAATGAAGAATGGTTCTTAACCGACCTTCCAGGTTATGGTTATGCGCGTGTTTCCAAATCTACTCGTAAAGATTTTGAAAAATTAATCACCAACTATATTCTTAACAGAAAAAATCTTGTCAACCTCTTCGTTTTAGTGGATGTACGTCACACACCTCAAAAAATTGACATCGAATTTATGCAATGGTGTGGTGAAAGCGGCATACCATTCTCTATTGTATTTACAAAAGCTGACAAGATGAAACCTGGTGGTGCACAAAGAAATATCGAAGCCTACGAGCAAGAGCTTTTTAAATCTTGGGAAGAACTTCCGCAGATGTTTTTGACGTCTGCAGAAAAAAAACAAGGCGGTGACCAAATATTAGATTACATCGAACAAACCAACCTATATTTAATTAAAAATAAAATTAAGTTTTAG
- a CDS encoding GNAT family N-acetyltransferase: protein MILWKIKAFEDITRDELYAILKVRQEVFIVEQETYYLDTDDTDQKALHVWAELDNKVVAYCRVFNKAIKYDETSIGRVLTHPDYRGLKLGRTLITYAIQCIETRFKTSSVRISAQDYLLKFYGDFGFIATDKKYLEDNLPHTEMYRK, encoded by the coding sequence ATGATTCTTTGGAAAATTAAAGCATTTGAGGATATTACAAGAGATGAGCTTTATGCAATCCTAAAAGTTAGACAAGAGGTTTTCATTGTGGAACAAGAAACCTATTATCTTGACACCGATGATACCGACCAAAAAGCCTTGCACGTTTGGGCAGAGCTGGACAACAAGGTAGTTGCCTATTGTCGCGTTTTCAACAAAGCTATTAAATACGATGAAACAAGCATTGGCCGTGTCTTGACACATCCTGACTATCGTGGGCTAAAACTTGGACGAACTTTGATAACCTACGCAATACAATGTATAGAAACCCGTTTCAAAACCTCAAGTGTAAGAATCTCTGCACAAGATTATCTACTTAAATTTTATGGTGATTTTGGTTTTATAGCAACAGACAAAAAATATCTCGAAGACAATCTTCCACATACTGAAATGTACAGAAAATAA
- a CDS encoding response regulator transcription factor — MLNRVLIAEDFESTNFSLQKILEEFGVQHVDFVYYCDDAYSKIRKAIDDNAAYELLVTDLNFEEDHYIQTLKDGEALIDASKKLQENLKVLVFSANDKSGVVDRLVKQYDIDAFVRKARSDFKNLKHALQAIQKNEKFFSENVRHSVRKLNTFEFSTYDIYLIDLLAKGVKVKEIPAFLEEKKIKPFGLSSVEKRISLLKDSLDLPNNAQLVAFCKDLGII, encoded by the coding sequence ATGTTAAATCGTGTTTTAATCGCTGAAGATTTTGAATCGACTAATTTTTCTTTACAAAAAATATTGGAAGAATTTGGTGTGCAACATGTTGATTTTGTGTACTATTGTGACGATGCCTATTCAAAAATTCGAAAGGCTATTGATGATAATGCGGCGTATGAACTTCTTGTCACCGACCTTAATTTTGAAGAAGATCATTATATCCAAACACTGAAAGATGGTGAAGCTTTGATTGATGCTTCCAAAAAACTGCAAGAAAATCTTAAAGTTTTGGTGTTTTCTGCAAATGATAAATCGGGTGTTGTTGATCGACTTGTTAAACAATATGATATTGATGCTTTTGTAAGAAAAGCCAGATCGGATTTTAAAAATCTGAAACATGCTTTGCAAGCGATTCAGAAGAATGAAAAATTCTTCTCGGAAAATGTAAGGCATTCGGTGAGAAAGCTCAATACTTTTGAGTTTAGCACTTATGATATTTATCTGATTGACTTATTGGCAAAAGGCGTGAAGGTAAAAGAGATTCCAGCTTTTCTCGAAGAAAAAAAGATAAAACCTTTTGGACTTAGCAGTGTCGAAAAAAGGATTAGTCTTCTTAAAGATTCCTTGGATCTTCCTAATAATGCACAATTGGTTGCTTTTTGTAAAGATTTAGGAATAATTTAA
- a CDS encoding tetratricopeptide repeat-containing sensor histidine kinase, which produces MKSKFIFFTLVLLIINSCEKSSPETISRREDNHFYIKAWEVLDQGKKDSTYYYLNEAKDLAMRENDSVGVVKSLVNMAIIQEEESDNYGSLETSLSALPYFKESDTAQHRFLASNYNNLGVVSNSLKDYNNAIKFYNKALLFSDDEDEKLMLESNLANTYFNQKKYQEALDIYSNLLKEVPKDDDIYARILMNFARTQSYLDARFNPRGLFDKALKISESTNNDWALDAGYSYLSDYYLYKNKDSAYYFAQLMHKKSKILDAPQDRMEALQKMIKVGSPSTAQAYFEEFHRIDDSLHLATTLSKNQFALIRYESEKSKLENEQLKLENIKKEYRIRKQQYLTGGFIFISISILGITYFRLKRKRLKLKLEAENLIKTNKLTTYKKVHDVVANGLYRVMKEIENKEDLDKNSILYKLEEMYEKSRNISYDEKILEDKSFHDKLSEMISSFDNENIQIFIVGNSEELWECFSKEAQTHIFMVIQELLVNMRKHSNASRVVLKFDNETKYVNIRYKDNGVGLQDNQPKNGLKNTVNRIAVMHGKINFESSKNEGLKVNLEIPHQS; this is translated from the coding sequence TTGAAATCCAAATTTATTTTTTTTACACTTGTTCTTTTAATCATTAATTCTTGTGAAAAATCTAGTCCAGAAACGATAAGCCGTAGGGAAGATAACCATTTTTATATAAAAGCTTGGGAAGTTCTGGATCAAGGAAAAAAAGATAGCACATACTACTATCTCAACGAAGCGAAAGATTTAGCCATGAGAGAAAATGACAGTGTCGGTGTTGTGAAAAGCCTTGTTAACATGGCAATCATCCAAGAAGAAGAAAGTGATAATTACGGAAGTTTGGAAACGAGCTTGTCGGCGCTTCCTTATTTTAAAGAATCGGACACCGCGCAACACCGTTTTCTGGCGAGCAATTACAACAATCTTGGAGTCGTGTCCAACAGTTTAAAAGATTATAACAACGCCATAAAATTCTATAATAAAGCCTTGTTGTTTTCGGATGATGAGGACGAAAAACTTATGCTAGAAAGCAACTTGGCGAACACTTATTTTAATCAAAAAAAATATCAGGAAGCACTCGATATTTACAGTAATCTACTTAAAGAAGTGCCCAAAGATGATGATATCTATGCCCGGATTTTAATGAATTTTGCGAGAACCCAATCCTATTTAGACGCCCGTTTTAACCCTCGAGGACTTTTTGATAAGGCACTAAAAATATCAGAAAGTACTAATAACGATTGGGCTTTGGACGCTGGATATTCCTATTTGTCCGATTATTATTTGTACAAAAATAAAGACTCTGCTTATTATTTTGCACAATTAATGCATAAAAAGTCGAAAATTCTGGATGCGCCACAAGACCGGATGGAGGCTTTGCAAAAAATGATAAAAGTAGGAAGTCCATCAACAGCACAAGCTTACTTTGAAGAATTTCATAGAATTGATGATAGCTTGCACTTAGCAACGACGCTTTCTAAAAATCAATTTGCGCTAATCCGCTATGAAAGTGAGAAAAGCAAACTCGAAAACGAACAACTTAAGCTAGAAAATATTAAAAAAGAATACCGAATTCGCAAACAGCAATATTTGACGGGAGGATTTATATTTATCAGTATTTCAATATTAGGAATTACGTATTTTAGATTAAAAAGAAAACGCTTAAAACTAAAATTAGAAGCGGAGAATCTCATCAAAACCAATAAATTAACAACCTACAAAAAAGTCCATGATGTTGTAGCCAACGGGCTTTATCGTGTGATGAAGGAGATCGAAAATAAGGAAGATCTCGACAAAAACAGCATTCTTTACAAGTTGGAAGAAATGTACGAAAAATCACGAAATATCTCGTATGATGAAAAAATCCTTGAGGACAAAAGTTTTCATGACAAATTATCAGAAATGATAAGTTCTTTTGATAATGAAAATATTCAGATTTTTATTGTTGGAAATTCGGAGGAGCTTTGGGAGTGTTTTTCAAAAGAAGCACAAACTCATATTTTCATGGTAATACAGGAGCTTTTGGTCAATATGCGAAAACACAGTAATGCGAGTCGCGTGGTTTTAAAATTTGATAATGAAACCAAGTATGTCAATATTCGGTATAAAGACAATGGCGTCGGTTTGCAAGACAACCAACCCAAAAATGGTCTCAAAAATACGGTAAACCGTATTGCGGTAATGCACGGAAAAATTAATTTTGAAAGTTCAAAAAATGAAGGTCTTAAAGTTAATTTGGAAATCCCTCATCAATCATAA
- a CDS encoding SprT-like domain-containing protein gives MSIETLKSYLPENSLAFLKSWFSDYYIHIKITRNRNSKLGDYRKMPDNSHTISINSTLEPYLFFFVLTHELAHLIAFETYGRRISAHGTEWKTTFSRMLIESLAIYPEDLQLILKKFSKSPKANFMSSSDLVRYFNVDNLEENEFFVESLDIGDKFHYRDEAYKIEEKRKKLYLCVNYKNGKKYLFKPLAKVQKF, from the coding sequence ATGTCCATTGAAACATTAAAATCTTACTTGCCAGAAAACAGCTTAGCTTTTTTAAAGTCTTGGTTTTCGGACTATTATATCCATATCAAAATAACCCGTAACCGCAACTCGAAGCTTGGCGATTATCGCAAAATGCCCGATAATTCGCATACGATAAGTATTAATTCTACTTTAGAACCTTATTTATTTTTCTTTGTATTAACACACGAGTTGGCACATCTTATCGCCTTCGAAACCTACGGAAGACGAATTTCCGCCCACGGCACAGAATGGAAAACCACATTTTCTAGAATGCTAATTGAAAGTTTGGCCATTTATCCTGAAGATTTACAATTAATCTTAAAAAAGTTTTCTAAAAGTCCAAAAGCCAATTTTATGTCAAGCTCGGATCTGGTTAGATATTTTAACGTTGACAACCTCGAAGAAAATGAGTTTTTTGTAGAATCATTGGATATTGGTGATAAGTTTCATTACCGCGATGAGGCCTATAAAATCGAAGAGAAAAGAAAAAAACTATATCTTTGCGTTAATTACAAAAATGGTAAAAAATATTTGTTCAAACCATTAGCAAAAGTTCAAAAATTCTAA
- a CDS encoding mannose-1-phosphate guanylyltransferase has protein sequence MNNHYCVIMAGGIGSRFWPMSTQKFPKQFQDILGTGRTMVQQTYDRISQIIPNENIFVITNAEYTDLVFQQLPEIPKENIVGEPVMKNTAACNIYMAKKIEAVNPKAKMVVLPADHLILNETTFLKKLEYAFSVIEDKDYLVTLGITPTRPDTGYGYIQFIKKDKEEIAKVKTFTEKPDLEIAKTFLESGDFLWNAGIFIWSTKSIISSFEKYLPEMTHLFDSCDYNATNEQDCIALIYPKINKISIDNGILEKADNVYVIPSNLGWSDLGTWTSVYANAQKNDENNAINSKNVLTYNTKGNVIRVKNQNKAVVIDGLKNYIVVDTDKALLICPRDHDQLIKDYVLDLKNLKKGERFM, from the coding sequence ATGAACAATCATTATTGTGTCATTATGGCTGGCGGCATCGGAAGTCGATTTTGGCCGATGAGCACTCAAAAATTTCCGAAACAATTTCAAGATATCCTTGGTACAGGCAGAACGATGGTACAACAAACATACGATCGTATCAGCCAAATTATTCCAAACGAAAACATATTTGTCATTACCAATGCGGAATATACAGATCTTGTTTTTCAGCAGCTTCCCGAAATCCCTAAAGAGAATATTGTAGGAGAACCCGTTATGAAAAATACTGCGGCCTGCAATATTTATATGGCAAAAAAAATCGAGGCGGTTAATCCAAAAGCCAAAATGGTCGTTCTCCCAGCCGATCATCTTATCTTGAACGAAACGACTTTTTTAAAGAAGTTAGAATATGCTTTTAGTGTTATTGAAGATAAAGATTATCTTGTAACATTAGGCATCACCCCAACCAGACCCGATACAGGCTATGGTTATATTCAATTTATTAAAAAGGATAAAGAAGAAATTGCCAAAGTTAAAACTTTCACAGAAAAACCAGATTTAGAAATTGCAAAAACATTTTTAGAATCGGGAGATTTTCTTTGGAATGCGGGAATTTTCATATGGAGTACCAAAAGCATTATTTCATCTTTTGAAAAATACCTGCCAGAAATGACTCATCTTTTTGATAGTTGCGATTATAACGCTACTAACGAACAAGATTGTATCGCGCTTATCTATCCAAAAATCAACAAAATATCGATAGACAACGGCATATTAGAAAAAGCGGACAACGTCTATGTTATCCCATCCAATCTTGGTTGGAGCGACCTTGGTACTTGGACATCGGTCTATGCCAATGCACAAAAAAATGATGAAAACAATGCCATTAATTCCAAAAATGTCTTAACCTATAACACAAAAGGAAATGTGATTCGTGTTAAAAATCAAAACAAAGCCGTGGTGATTGATGGTCTCAAAAATTACATTGTTGTTGACACCGATAAAGCCCTATTAATTTGTCCTAGAGACCACGATCAATTAATTAAAGATTATGTCCTTGACCTAAAAAATTTAAAGAAAGGCGAACGCTTCATGTAA
- a CDS encoding YifB family Mg chelatase-like AAA ATPase — protein sequence MLTKIYGSTIHGVSAITITIEVNVDQGVGYHLVGLPDNAIKESSYRISAALKNIGYKLPGKKITINMAPADLRKEGSAYDLSIAIGILAASGMINSENVSRYIIMGELSLDGGLQPLRGVLPIAIKAREEGFKGIILPKQNTMEAAIVDNLEVLGVENIKDVIDFFNNEKNIEPTIVDTRQKFFDKIIDFPFDFSEVKGQEMAKRAMEVSAAGGHNIILIGPPGSGKTMLAKRVPSILPPLTLREALETTKIHSVAGKMGAETSLMTIRPFRSPHHTISDVALVGGGTNPQPGEISLAHNGVLFLDEMPEFKRSVLEVMRQPLEDREVTISRARFTVNYPASFMLVASMNPSPSGYFPDDPNNTSSVAEMQRYMNKLSGPLLDRIDIHVEIPKVEFEQLTDKRKGETSSEIRTRVIKARERQALRFENENINYNAQMSPKLIEKHCQLDDMSQTLIKLAMAKLNLSARAYDRILKVSRTIADLDASKDIQSQHISEAIQYRSLDREFWNV from the coding sequence ATGTTGACTAAAATTTATGGAAGTACCATTCATGGCGTTTCTGCAATTACAATTACTATAGAAGTTAATGTTGATCAAGGTGTCGGCTATCACCTTGTAGGACTTCCCGATAATGCGATTAAAGAAAGTAGTTATCGGATTTCTGCAGCACTCAAAAATATTGGCTACAAACTTCCCGGAAAAAAAATCACCATCAACATGGCGCCCGCCGACCTCCGCAAAGAAGGTTCTGCCTATGATCTCAGCATTGCAATTGGTATTTTAGCAGCTTCCGGAATGATAAATTCGGAGAATGTCAGCAGGTACATCATTATGGGTGAGCTCTCACTGGATGGAGGATTACAACCGCTGCGTGGCGTTTTGCCCATTGCCATCAAAGCTCGGGAAGAAGGCTTCAAAGGAATTATTCTTCCAAAGCAAAATACGATGGAAGCTGCAATTGTTGACAACCTAGAGGTTTTGGGTGTCGAAAATATAAAAGACGTCATCGACTTTTTTAATAATGAAAAAAACATCGAACCTACAATTGTCGATACCCGTCAAAAATTTTTTGATAAAATAATAGATTTTCCTTTTGATTTTTCTGAAGTTAAAGGTCAAGAAATGGCAAAGCGGGCGATGGAAGTTTCTGCTGCGGGCGGCCATAACATCATCCTAATTGGGCCACCAGGAAGCGGAAAAACCATGTTAGCCAAACGCGTTCCGAGTATCCTTCCGCCTTTGACTTTACGAGAAGCCTTAGAAACGACCAAAATTCATTCTGTTGCAGGAAAAATGGGCGCTGAAACGTCATTAATGACCATTCGCCCTTTTCGCTCGCCCCACCATACGATTTCGGATGTTGCTTTGGTCGGCGGCGGAACAAATCCACAACCTGGCGAAATCTCTTTAGCACATAATGGTGTTTTGTTTTTGGACGAAATGCCAGAGTTTAAACGTAGTGTTTTGGAAGTCATGCGCCAACCTTTGGAAGATCGTGAAGTCACCATTTCCAGAGCACGTTTTACTGTAAACTATCCTGCAAGCTTTATGTTGGTTGCAAGCATGAATCCTAGCCCATCTGGCTATTTTCCCGACGACCCGAACAACACCTCATCTGTTGCCGAAATGCAACGTTATATGAACAAACTCTCGGGACCTTTGCTGGATAGAATTGACATCCATGTAGAAATACCGAAAGTGGAATTTGAGCAATTGACAGACAAACGAAAAGGTGAAACAAGTTCCGAAATAAGAACACGGGTTATCAAAGCACGAGAAAGACAGGCTTTAAGATTTGAAAACGAAAACATCAACTACAATGCGCAAATGTCTCCAAAACTGATTGAAAAACATTGTCAGCTGGATGATATGTCCCAGACTCTCATCAAACTTGCAATGGCAAAACTGAATCTTTCTGCACGAGCATATGACAGAATTTTAAAAGTTTCCAGAACAATTGCTGATCTTGACGCTTCAAAAGATATCCAAAGTCAGCATATTTCTGAAGCGATACAATACCGAAGTCTCGATCGCGAATTTTGGAATGTTTAA
- a CDS encoding nucleoside recognition domain-containing protein — protein MVLSRIWSAFIIIAIVVAGIKYISSDNYKEIFNDMVVGKGGDTIKIYQQPLASFSPEIQANLQKSPNFEESHIQYKKDSLNNVSVYRIQSTDGVIGTSETAVNICLKLIGIMALFMGFMSIAEKAGGISLLSRLIQPFFSKLFPEIPKNHPSFGHMMLNFSANLLGLDNAATPFGLKAMESLQTLNPDKDRASNAQIMFLCLHASGLTLIPVSIIAIRSSMGSETPTDIFLPCMIATFVATMAAMIIVSIKQKINLFQPIVLAYVGGISALVALLVIYLVKLSKDELDVFSKVLSNGLILLIFFGIVLGAIYKKINIFDAFIDGAKEGFTTCVKIIPYLVGMLIAISLLRTSGVFEVIIDGMKWLAQSAHMDTRFVDGLPTALIKPLSGSGARGMMVDTMATFGPDSFAGRLSAILQGSSDTTFYVIAVYFGSVAVKNTRYTVGAMLLADLVGIITAVTLAYLFFG, from the coding sequence ATGGTACTTAGCCGCATCTGGTCTGCCTTTATCATTATTGCGATAGTGGTTGCAGGAATCAAATACATTTCGTCCGATAATTATAAAGAGATTTTCAACGATATGGTTGTGGGAAAAGGTGGTGACACCATCAAAATCTATCAACAACCTTTGGCAAGTTTTTCTCCAGAAATTCAGGCAAATCTTCAGAAATCGCCTAATTTTGAAGAATCTCACATTCAATACAAAAAAGATTCACTTAATAATGTTAGCGTTTATCGCATACAATCAACAGATGGCGTCATTGGAACCAGCGAGACGGCCGTCAATATCTGTTTAAAACTTATTGGGATTATGGCTTTATTCATGGGCTTTATGAGTATTGCTGAAAAAGCTGGTGGCATTAGTCTTTTGAGTCGTTTGATTCAGCCTTTCTTTTCAAAACTCTTTCCAGAAATTCCTAAAAACCACCCTTCTTTTGGACACATGATGCTTAACTTTAGTGCGAATCTTCTCGGTTTGGATAATGCCGCAACACCATTCGGACTAAAAGCCATGGAAAGCTTACAGACTTTGAATCCTGATAAAGACCGCGCAAGCAATGCACAGATTATGTTTTTGTGTTTGCACGCAAGTGGTTTGACTTTGATTCCTGTTTCCATAATTGCGATTCGGTCGTCGATGGGTTCAGAAACGCCAACAGATATTTTCCTACCGTGTATGATAGCGACATTTGTCGCGACGATGGCTGCGATGATTATTGTTTCCATTAAACAAAAAATTAATCTTTTCCAACCAATCGTATTGGCTTATGTTGGCGGAATTTCTGCTTTGGTTGCTTTGTTGGTGATTTATTTGGTAAAACTAAGTAAAGACGAATTGGATGTTTTCTCTAAAGTTCTAAGCAACGGACTTATTTTATTGATTTTTTTTGGGATAGTTTTAGGAGCCATTTATAAAAAGATTAATATTTTCGATGCCTTTATCGACGGTGCCAAAGAAGGTTTTACAACCTGCGTTAAGATTATTCCATATTTGGTGGGAATGCTCATAGCGATTTCGTTATTAAGAACTAGCGGTGTTTTTGAAGTGATTATTGATGGGATGAAATGGCTTGCACAATCAGCACATATGGACACAAGATTTGTCGATGGTTTGCCAACAGCTTTGATAAAACCATTGTCAGGTTCTGGAGCCCGCGGTATGATGGTTGATACGATGGCGACCTTTGGACCAGACAGTTTTGCGGGCCGATTGTCAGCGATTTTACAAGGCAGCTCCGACACAACATTTTACGTGATAGCCGTTTATTTTGGTTCTGTAGCGGTGAAAAACACGCGTTATACAGTTGGCGCCATGTTATTGGCAGATTTGGTTGGGATAATTACTGCGGTTACTTTAGCTTATTTATTTTTTGGTTAA